CAGCATCCGGTCTGCGTTGCCCCGGATGGTGTTGATCTCGCCGTTGTGGAGGATCAGGCGGTTAGGGTGGGCCCGCTCCCAGGAGGATTGGTGTGGTGGAGAAGCGGGAGTGAACGCATGCGATGGCGCTGTGGTAGTCCCGACTCTGCAGGTCCAGGTAGAACTTCCGCAGTTCCCCCACCAGGAACATCCCCTTATATACCACTGTCCGGCTGGACAGGGAGGGGACATAGGTGTTGTCGTTGGACTGCTCAAAGACTCGGCGGGCCACATACAGCCTGCGGTCGAACTCCAGTCCCCGGGCCGCATCCCCCGGCCGCTTCACGAAGGCCTGCTGGATGTTGGGCATCTTGGACAGTGCCTTCTGGCCCAGCACCTCTGGGCAGACAGGCACCTTCCGCCAGCCCAGAAATTCCATGCCTTCCTTGGCCACAATGACCTCGAACATCTTCTTAGCCTGATTGCGCCTGAGAGTGTCCTGGGGAAAGAAAAACATACCTACGCCATAGTCCCGCGCCTCCCCCAGCTGGATGCCGCACTCCGTGGCCGCCTTCTGAAAAAACTGGGAGATCTGGAGGAGGATGCCCACGCCGTCACCCGTCTTTCCCTCAGCGTCCTTTCCCGCTCGATGCTCCAGCTTCTCCACGATTTTCAGCGCACTGTCCACCGTCTCATAGCTCTGGCGGCCCTTGATGTCCACCACGGCTCCGATGCCGCAGGCATCGTGCTCAAACGCCGGGTCATACAAGCCGCGCTGCTGATAGCCTTCTCTGTTCATCTCGATTTCTCCTTTCCAGGTCAGCTTACAAAAATACGGCAGTCAAACTCCCGGACTGCCGCCGAGACTGCGCTGTCTCTCCCATACGCACATAGCCGTCTTTCACCGCAGGGCTCCCGTCCCAAGCCTAGTCATTTTGCAGGAACTTCACATCCTTCTTTCAAGTTTAGGCATCTCGAAATTATGTCTCTATCAGAGACATAAGGCCCTCTGTTTTCAGCTATGGGCGAAAGTATAGTACACTACTTCGTGAAAGTCATATTTTTTGAAATTATATTTATATTATTGCAAATATATGGCCATTCTCAGGAGCACCCTCCTATTTTATGCAATTTTTATATTCAACTTTTTCTTTTCTATTTTTTGAAAACGCTTCCCTCTCCTTCTGACTCTGGCACGCAAAAAATTTGTTGAACTTGGAAAAGAGGGTCTGCCCTGTCTCCCTGCATTTTGATTGGCTCCCACAAACTTTTTTCCTGCATCTTGACAGGAGAAAACCGGAGGTATAAACTCACACTCAAGCAAAGGCGCTGTCGGGATCAGACCCGGCGGCGCCTGCTTCTTTTGCTGCAGCAGAGGAACCAAAATCAAACGCACAAGGGCGTGCGGGACGGCGAAGGTGCCGGACCGCACGCCCTTGTGTAAAAAGGAGCGAGAGAAGATGGATTTATCGGTATGGTATCTCATGGGCGCAATCCTGGTCTTTTTCATGCAGTGCGGATTCGCAATGGTGAAACAGGATTTACCCGGGCAAAAAACGCAGGCAACATCATCATGAAGAACCTAATGGATTTCTGCATCGGAACGGTGGTCTTCATCCTGCTGGGCTACGGCATCATGAACAGTGAGAACTATTTCTTCGGCCTGATCGGCATGCCGGAGTATCAGATGTTTACGAACTTCTATGCCTTCGGCTGGTCTAACTTCTTTTTCCATCTGGTGTTCTGCGCCACAGCGGCCACCATCGTCTCCGGCGCCATGGCGGAGCGCACCAAATTCCTGGCCTACTGCGTGTACTCCGGCGTCATCAGCGCGGTGGTCTACCCATCGAGGCCGGGTGGGTCTGGAACAGCCAGGGCTGGCTGGTCCAGTTCGGCTACGTGGACTTCGCCGGCTCCTCTGTGATCCACATGGTGGGCGGACTGGCTGCCCTTATCGGCGCGTGGATGCTGGGCCCCCGGATCGGTAAGTACACCCGGGAAAAGGACGGCCGCATCCAGGTCAACGCCATCCCCGGGCACTCCCTGACCATGGGCGCGCTGGGGTGCTTCATCCTCTGGTTCTGCTGGTACGGCTTCAACGGCGCCGCCGCCGCAGATGCCGCCCAGCTAGCCCAGATCCTGGGCAACACCACCCTTGCCCCCGCCGTGGCCACCTTCACCTGCATGGTCTTCACCTGGGTGCGCAGCGGCAAGCCGGACGTCTCCATGTGTCTGAACGCCTCTCTGGCTGGCCTGGTGGGCATCACCGCCCCCTGTGCCACGGTAGACGCCTTGGGCGCGATCCTCATCGGCGCAGTCGATGGCATCCTGGTGGTGCTGGTGGTGGAGCTGCTGGACTTCAAGCTCCATGTGGACGACCCGGTGGGTGCTGTAGCGGTCCACTGTGCCAACGGCATCTGGGGCACCCTGGCGGACGGCCTGTTCAACACCTCCAGCGGGCTGCTCTACGGCGGCGGTCTCTACCACCTGGGGGTGCAGTGCATGGGTGTAGCTGCCATCGCCGCCTATGCCTCTGTATCCATGTTCCTGGTGTTCAAGTTCATCGACAAGACCATCGGTCTGCGGGTATCCGCCGAGGATGAGATCATCGGCCTGGACATCACAGAGCACGCCCTGGCCTCCGCCTACGCCGACTTCCGCCCCGCAGCCCCCAGCGCCCTAGGCGGAGAAGGGGCCGGCGGACCGGTGGACCTCTCCGGACTTGTGCCGGCCGCGCTGGAATCCCGGCCTGCGCCTGACCCCTCCGGCCGGAAGCTGACCAAGGTGACCATCATCTGTCGGGAGGAGCGCTTCTCCATCCTGAAGGACACCATGGCGGCCATCGGCGTCACCGGCATGACGGTGAGCAACGTGATGGGGTGCGGCACCCAGCTGGGCAAGGTGGGGCAGTACAGGGGCGTCAAAATGAGCATGAACCTGCTTCCTAAGATTCAGGTGGACATCGTGGTGTCCAGGGTGGACCCCGCCCTGGGTGGTGGCTGCGGCGGAAAAAGCCCTCCGCACTGGCAATCAGGGGGACGGAAAGATCTTCCTGTACAACGTAGAAAACGTGGTCAAGGTCCGGACCGGTGAGACGGACTACGATGCCCTCCAGGACGACAACTGAACGGCTCCTCCCCGCCGGAGCAGGCACCGCTATTCTCATAGGGCGGCTTCCAGCGGCTCCCTCTCAAGCCGGCTGATCCGCTGATCAGCATAAAAGAGCCGTTCCCCTATCTCAGGGGACGGCTCTTTTTATCATACAAGGAAACGGGCAGGGTGGCCCCCTCCGCTCTCACAGCCGGCTGAAGAGGTACTGCCGCTCCCCCTTCGCCGTCCACGCTGTGGGCCCGGACCTGGAATACCTTCTCCAGCACGCCGGAGGCGTAGATCTCCTCCGGCGCACCCACCCGCCGCAGCTGTCCCTCCTCCAGCACCGCCACCCGTGTGCGCAGCTCAGGGCCAGGTTCAGGTCATGGAGGACCATGACCACCGCTTTTCCCTCCTCCGCCAACGTCCGGGCGGTCTCCGCCAGCTCCAGCTGGTGGGCGATATCCAGAAAGGTGGTGGGCTCGTCCAGCAGCAGCACCGGGGTGTCCTGGGCCAGCGCCATGGCCAGATAAACCTTCTGTCTCTGTCCACCGGAGAGGTGGGCCATGGGCACCCCCTCCAGCCCGGCCACACCGGTGCGCTCCATGGCTTGGTGGGCCGCCTCCCGGTCCTCCCTGGAGTAGCGGCGGGGATAGCCCAGATAGGGGAAGCGCCCGTGGAGGACCAGGCTCCCCGCCGTGATGCCGGGCAGCGGCCGGCTCTGGGGAAGCAGCGCCGCCAACCGGGCAAACTGCTTGGCGGAGAGCCGGGACACGTCCTGCCCCTCTATCCTTACCTCTCCCCGTTCCGGTGCCATCAGCCGGGCCGCCACCCGCAGGAGAGTGGATTTTCCACAGCCATTAGGCCCGGCCAGGACGGTGACCTTCCCCGGCTCAAAGACCAGGGATACGTCCCTCAGTACCGGCGGGCCGCCGTAGCCCGCCGTGATATGGCATAGCTCCATCATGTCCGCCGCCCTCCCCTCTGCCGGAACAGCAGCCACAGAAAGAAGGGGCCGCCCATCAGGGAGAGCAGGATGCCCACTGGCAGCTCAAAGGGGACGAACAGCACCCGGGCCGCCAGGTCACACACTGTCACCAGCGCCGCCCCCAGGAACAGGGAGGCAACCAGCAGTACTTGTGTTCCCCCCTACCAGGAAGCGGGCCGCGTGGGCACCAGCAGGCCCACGAAGCCCACCAGCCCGGCAAAGCTCACCGCCGCGCCGCACAGCACCGCCGCCAGGGTAAGCAGGAGGTTCCGGGCCGCCCGGGCAGACAGCCCCAGGGACTGGGCCACTCATCCCCCAGGGTGAGCAGGTCCAGCTCAGCTCATGGCAAAGGGCCCCGCCCCGGCCAGGAGGGAGAGCAGGCCGGCACCTTCAGGCGGCCACTGTCACCCCAGACAGCCGGCCCACCATAAAGCTGCCTGCCCCCAGGGCGGCCTCCGGGAACAGGATGGAGACCGCGTCGATGGCGGCGGAGAGCATGCTGCTGATGGCCACCCCGGCCAGCACCAGGGTGATGCGGCTGCCCCGGTCCTCCGGCCAGGGTGTACACCAGCATACACGCCCCCAGCGCCCCCAGGAAAGCTGCCACCGGGACCGCCGTCATAGAGGTCGGAATCAGGGCGGTGCAGAGGACTGCCCCCAGGCCTGCGCCGGCATTCACCCCGATGATATTGGGCCCCGCCAGGGGGTTGCCCAGCACTCCCTGGATGATGACCCGCCCACCGCCAGGGCACTGCCGCACAGCAGGGCCGCCAGGGTGCGGGGCAGGCGGGCATAGACCACGATATTGTATGCCTGGGTCTCACCGCCCATCAAGGCGGTCAGGATCTCTGAAAACGGGACTTGGGTGGAGCCGAAGCTCATGCTCAGCAGAGCCGCCCCCAGACTGGCCAGAGCCAGCAGGAGGATGATCCCCCACTTACGCGCCGCCGTATAGGATGTCGGCAAGGACTTCATAGCTCTCTCCCCATCGCGCATTAGGCTTGTAGTGGAACAGGGCCTTGTCCAGGATATGGACCCGCCCCTCTTTCACCGCCGCAAGGGACTCCCAAGCCGGATCGCTGTGGAACAGCTCCGTCAGGCTGTCCAGCGCCTTCTCCGTGCTGGAGCCCATGGTGTCACGAAGATATGGTCCGGGTCCGCCGCCAGGATGGACTCCATCTGGATCTCCTCCAGCAGTCCGCTGTCGCTGTCCGCGATGTTGATACAGCCCAGATCCTTCAGCATCACGCCGGTGATATTGTCGCTGTTCTTGGCCCGGACGCCAGTGGAGTAGGCCCGCAGCAGCAGGACCGTGGGGTGCTCTCCCTCCGGGACACGGCAAGCGCCCGGTCGATCTCTGCCTGGATATCCAGCCCGTTGGCCTGATACAGTCATCCCGCCCCGTCAGACGGGTGCAGATCTCCAGCATGGAGAGGTAGTCGGAGAAGACTCCACCTTGAACCAAGCGGCGGGAATGCCGGCCGCAGCCAGGGGCTCCCGCCAGCGCCAGCTGGCCGTCCAGATCGGGAGTCAGGAGCACCAGGTCAGGCTGGGCGGCGAAAAGCGCCTCCAGCTCCGGGGTCTGGTGGAGCCCACGTTGTCACATCCTCCCCCAGCTCCAGCCCCCGCTCATCGTAGGCGTCCTGGGTCACCGCTGCCAGCGTGTCCTCCCTCCTGCCAGGACCCAGGTCTCCGCGTAGCTGCCGATCAGGGCTGCCACCCGCTGGGGCGCTTCCTCCAGGGTAATGGTACTGCCCAAGCTGTCCGTGAAGCTC
The sequence above is a segment of the Lawsonibacter asaccharolyticus genome. Coding sequences within it:
- a CDS encoding glutamate synthase domain, with the protein product MNREGYQQRGLYDPAFEHDACGIGAVVDIKGRQSYETVDSALKIVEKLEHRAGKDAEGKTGDGVGILLQISQFFQKAATECGIQLGEARDYGVGMFFFPQDTLRRNQAKKMFEVIVAKEGMEFLGWRKVPVCPEVLGQKALSKMPNIQQAFVKRPGDAARGLEFDRRLYVARRVFEQSNDNTYVPSLSSRTVVYKGMFLVGELRKFYLDLQSRDYHSAIACVHSRFSTTPILLGAGPP
- a CDS encoding nitrogen regulatory protein P-II, whose protein sequence is MDFCIGTVVFILLGYGIMNSENYFFGLIGMPEYQMFTNFYAFGWSNFFFHLVFCATAATIVSGAMAERTKFLAYCVYSGVISAVVYPSRPGGSGTARAGWSSSATWTSPAPL
- a CDS encoding nitrogen regulatory protein P-II; its protein translation is MDFAGSSVIHMVGGLAALIGAWMLGPRIGKYTREKDGRIQVNAIPGHSLTMGALGCFILWFCWYGFNGAAAADAAQLAQILGNTTLAPAVATFTCMVFTWVRSGKPDVSMCLNASLAGLVGITAPCATVDALGAILIGAVDGILVVLVVELLDFKLHVDDPVGAVAVHCANGIWGTLADGLFNTSSGLLYGGGLYHLGVQCMGVAAIAAYASVSMFLVFKFIDKTIGLRVSAEDEIIGLDITEHALASAYADFRPAAPSALGGEGAGGPVDLSGLVPAALESRPAPDPSGRKLTKVTIICREERFSILKDTMAAIGVTGMTVSNVMGCGTQLGKVGQYRGVKMSMNLLPKIQVDIVVSRVDPALGGGCGGKSPPHWQSGGRKDLPVQRRKRGQGPDR
- a CDS encoding ABC-type Fe3+-siderophore transport system, coding for MTVCDLAARVLFVPFELPVGILLSLMGGPFFLWLLFRQRGGRRT
- a CDS encoding transport system permease protein: MAQSLGLSARAARNLLLTLAAVLCGAAVSFAGLVGFVGLLVPTRPASW
- a CDS encoding ABC-type Fe3+-siderophore transport system → MLAGVAISSMLSAAIDAVSILFPEAALGAGSFMVGRLSGVTVAA
- a CDS encoding transport system permease protein encodes the protein MKSLPTSYTAARKWGIILLLALASLGAALLSMSFGSTQVPFSEILTALMGGETQAYNIVVYARLPRTLAALLCGSALAVGGSSSRECWATPWRGPISSG
- a CDS encoding periplasmic binding protein, whose protein sequence is MGSSVSFTDSLGSTITLEEAPQRVAALIGSYAETWVLAGGRTRWQR